Proteins encoded together in one Mycobacterium simiae window:
- the aroC gene encoding chorismate synthase, whose product MLRWITAGESHGRALVAVVEGMVAGVEVTSTEIADQLARRRLGYGRGARMAFERDAVTVLAGVRHGVTLGGPIAIEIGNTEWPKWETVMAADPVDPADLENSARNAPLTRPRPGHADYAGMLKYGFDDARPVLERASARETAARVAAGTVARSFLRQALGVEVLSHVVSIGPSQPYDGPPPGPGDLAAIDASPVRAYDTAAEAAMIAEIEAAKKDGDTLGGVVEVVALGLPIGLGSFTSGDNRLDSQLAAAVMGIQAIKGVEIGDGFATARRRGSQAHDEMYPGPDGVVRSTNRAGGLEGGMTNGQALRVRAAMKPISTVPRALATVDMATGDEAVAIHQRSDVCAVPAAGVVVETMVALVLARAALDKFGGDSLAETRRNIEAYQRAVAEREAPAARARASG is encoded by the coding sequence GTGTTGCGTTGGATCACTGCCGGGGAATCCCATGGCCGCGCGCTGGTCGCGGTGGTCGAGGGCATGGTCGCCGGGGTGGAGGTCACGTCCACCGAAATCGCCGACCAGTTGGCGCGCCGCCGCCTCGGCTATGGCCGCGGCGCCCGGATGGCCTTCGAGCGGGACGCGGTCACGGTGCTGGCCGGGGTGCGTCACGGCGTGACCCTGGGCGGACCGATCGCGATCGAGATCGGCAACACCGAGTGGCCGAAGTGGGAAACCGTGATGGCCGCCGACCCGGTCGACCCGGCCGACCTGGAGAACTCGGCGCGCAACGCGCCGCTCACCCGGCCGCGGCCCGGCCACGCCGACTACGCCGGCATGCTCAAATATGGCTTCGACGATGCGCGGCCGGTGCTAGAACGCGCCAGCGCGCGCGAGACCGCCGCCCGCGTCGCGGCCGGCACTGTGGCCCGATCATTTCTGCGCCAAGCCCTCGGTGTCGAGGTGCTCTCCCACGTCGTCTCGATCGGCCCGTCGCAGCCCTACGACGGCCCGCCGCCCGGGCCCGGCGACCTGGCCGCCATCGACGCCAGCCCGGTGCGGGCCTACGACACGGCGGCCGAGGCGGCGATGATCGCCGAGATCGAGGCGGCCAAGAAGGACGGCGACACCCTCGGCGGGGTGGTGGAGGTCGTCGCGCTGGGCCTGCCGATCGGGCTGGGCTCGTTCACCAGTGGCGACAACCGGCTGGACAGTCAGCTGGCCGCGGCCGTGATGGGCATCCAGGCGATCAAGGGTGTGGAGATCGGTGACGGCTTCGCGACGGCCCGGCGGCGCGGCAGCCAGGCCCACGACGAGATGTATCCCGGCCCGGACGGCGTGGTGCGCTCCACCAACCGGGCCGGCGGCCTGGAAGGCGGCATGACCAACGGGCAGGCGCTGCGGGTGCGGGCGGCGATGAAGCCCATCTCGACCGTGCCGCGGGCGCTGGCCACCGTCGACATGGCCACCGGCGATGAGGCCGTCGCGATCCACCAGCGGTCCGACGTGTGCGCGGTGCCGGCCGCCGGCGTCGTCGTCGAGACGATGGTGGCGTTGGTGTTGGCCCGCGCCGCGCTGGACAAATTCGGCGGTGATTCGCTGGCCGAGACCCGGCGCAACATCGAGGCCTACCAGCGTGCGGTCGCCGAGCGCGAGGCACCGGCGGCCCGCGCCCGGGCGTCCGGGTAG
- a CDS encoding prepilin peptidase, which produces MLAGAVVLWMAVLSGYDIRWRRLPNWLTLPGAAAVGAGALIAGRGLPALLGAAALAGLYLVVHAVAPAGMGAGDVKLALGLGGLAGCFGAAVWFLAAVTAPLLTAVLAAVLRGGPVPHGPSMCVATAGAAMLAS; this is translated from the coding sequence GTGCTGGCGGGGGCGGTGGTGCTGTGGATGGCCGTGCTCAGCGGCTACGACATCCGCTGGCGCCGGCTGCCGAACTGGTTGACCCTGCCCGGCGCGGCCGCTGTCGGTGCGGGTGCGCTGATCGCGGGCCGGGGCCTGCCGGCGCTGCTCGGCGCGGCGGCGCTGGCCGGGCTGTACCTGGTGGTGCATGCCGTGGCGCCGGCCGGGATGGGGGCCGGCGACGTCAAGCTGGCACTCGGCCTGGGCGGGCTGGCCGGCTGCTTCGGCGCCGCGGTGTGGTTCCTGGCCGCGGTGACCGCGCCGCTGCTGACCGCGGTGCTGGCGGCGGTGTTGCGGGGCGGCCCGGTGCCGCACGGGCCGTCGATGTGTGTGGCCACCGCCGGCGCGGCGATGCTGGCGTCCTGA
- a CDS encoding shikimate dehydrogenase: MSSTAPPADAGPRKAAVLGSPIAHSKSPQLHLAAYRALGLHDWTYERIECDAEQLPGVVGGFGPQWVGVSVTAPGKFAALEFADERTERATQVGSANTLVRTDHGWRADNTDIDGVSGAIGSASGWALVCGSGGTAPAAVVGLAQLGVRGITVVARNPDKAARLVELGARVGVPTRFCELDSPDASGLADEVAAAEVLVSTIPAEVAARYAGTFATIPVLLDTVYDPWPTPLAAAVTATGGRVINGVQMLLHQAFAQVEQFTGLPAPRAAMSAALR; encoded by the coding sequence GTGTCCTCGACAGCACCCCCCGCTGACGCGGGCCCGCGAAAGGCGGCGGTGCTCGGGTCGCCGATTGCGCATTCGAAATCCCCGCAGCTGCACCTGGCCGCCTATCGGGCGCTCGGCCTGCACGACTGGACCTACGAGCGCATCGAGTGCGACGCCGAGCAGTTGCCGGGGGTGGTCGGCGGGTTCGGTCCGCAGTGGGTCGGCGTGTCGGTGACCGCCCCCGGCAAATTCGCCGCATTGGAGTTCGCCGACGAGCGCACGGAACGCGCCACCCAGGTGGGATCGGCGAACACGCTGGTCCGCACGGATCACGGCTGGCGTGCCGACAACACCGACATCGACGGCGTCAGCGGCGCGATCGGGTCGGCCTCGGGATGGGCGCTGGTCTGTGGATCGGGCGGGACCGCTCCCGCGGCGGTGGTGGGCCTGGCGCAGCTCGGCGTCCGCGGCATCACCGTGGTGGCCCGCAACCCGGACAAGGCGGCCCGCCTGGTCGAACTGGGCGCCCGGGTCGGCGTGCCGACCCGATTCTGCGAGCTGGACAGCCCCGACGCCAGTGGCCTGGCCGACGAGGTCGCGGCGGCGGAGGTACTAGTCAGCACCATTCCGGCCGAGGTGGCGGCCCGGTATGCCGGCACCTTCGCGACTATCCCGGTGCTGCTTGACACCGTCTACGACCCATGGCCCACCCCGCTGGCTGCCGCCGTGACCGCCACCGGCGGGCGGGTGATCAACGGCGTGCAAATGCTGCTGCATCAGGCGTTCGCACAGGTCGAGCAATTCACCGGGTTGCCCGCGCCGCGAGCGGCGATGAGCGCCGCACTGCGCTAG
- a CDS encoding endolytic transglycosylase MltG, whose translation MVDSARDERAEPTAVGPPRTRSSRMARIRAERGRRRRRFTGRIVLGVLVVIVVAAVFVGAKMWHTMFGTGDDYSGDGKRDIVIQIQAGDSTTNVGETLHNQGVVATVRAFVNAAHGNAAINSIQPGYYRVRTEIPAASAVARLTDPGNRVGKLVIPEGRQLDDTTDMKTNVVTPGILTLISRASCVDLDGNTHCVSVADLRAAAGNTPPNVLSVPAWAIQPVTELGSDHRRIEGLIAPGTFNVDPSAPAQEILTNLISAGAVVYAQSGLLDTAQALKLSPYDILVVASLVQQESNSPDFAKVAQVIYNRLNARHTLEFDSTVNYPLDRREVATSDADRAQKTPWNTYVSQGLPATAICSPGIDALRAAEHPEPGDWLYFVTIDGQGTTLFTRDYKQHLANIELAKHNGVLDSTPR comes from the coding sequence ATGGTTGACAGCGCGCGCGACGAACGGGCCGAGCCGACTGCGGTCGGTCCACCCCGCACCCGGTCCAGCCGGATGGCCCGCATCCGGGCCGAGCGCGGGCGTCGGCGGCGCCGGTTCACCGGCCGCATCGTGCTGGGCGTGCTCGTGGTGATCGTCGTGGCCGCGGTGTTCGTCGGCGCCAAGATGTGGCACACGATGTTCGGCACCGGCGACGACTACAGCGGAGACGGCAAGCGCGACATCGTGATTCAGATCCAGGCCGGCGACTCGACCACGAACGTCGGCGAGACGCTGCACAACCAGGGTGTGGTCGCCACCGTCCGGGCCTTCGTCAACGCCGCCCACGGCAACGCGGCGATCAACTCGATCCAGCCGGGCTACTACCGGGTGCGCACCGAGATCCCGGCGGCGTCGGCGGTCGCGCGGCTGACCGACCCCGGCAACCGGGTGGGCAAGCTGGTCATCCCCGAAGGCCGCCAGCTCGACGACACCACCGACATGAAGACCAACGTGGTGACGCCGGGGATCCTCACCCTGATCTCCCGCGCCAGCTGTGTGGATCTCGACGGCAACACGCACTGCGTCTCGGTGGCCGACCTGCGTGCGGCCGCCGGCAACACCCCGCCTAACGTGCTGTCCGTGCCGGCGTGGGCGATCCAGCCGGTCACCGAGCTCGGCAGCGATCACCGTCGGATCGAGGGGCTGATCGCGCCCGGCACCTTCAACGTCGACCCGTCGGCGCCGGCCCAGGAGATCCTGACGAACCTGATCAGCGCCGGTGCCGTGGTGTATGCGCAGTCCGGGCTGCTGGACACCGCGCAGGCCCTGAAGTTGTCACCGTACGACATCCTGGTCGTGGCGTCGCTGGTGCAGCAGGAATCAAACTCCCCGGACTTCGCGAAGGTGGCGCAGGTCATCTACAACCGGCTCAACGCCCGCCACACGCTGGAGTTCGACTCGACGGTGAACTATCCGTTGGACCGTCGCGAGGTGGCGACCAGCGACGCCGACCGCGCGCAGAAGACACCGTGGAATACCTACGTCTCCCAGGGGCTACCCGCCACCGCGATCTGTTCGCCGGGCATCGACGCGCTGCGCGCGGCCGAGCATCCCGAACCGGGGGACTGGCTGTACTTCGTCACGATCGACGGCCAGGGCACCACGCTGTTCACCCGCGACTACAAGCAGCATCTGGCCAATATCGAGCTGGCCAAGCACAACGGTGTCCTCGACAGCACCCCCCGCTGA
- the ruvX gene encoding Holliday junction resolvase RuvX, which translates to MELAQHRLPDRPGDPNQDVGPGRRMGVDVGTVRIGVAASDPDGILATPVQTVRRDRSGKHLRRLAELVAELQAVEVIVGLPRTLADRTGPSALDAIEVAEALARRVAPTPVRLADERLTTVSAQRSLRAAGVRAKAQRAVIDQAAAVAILQSWLDQRRAAVRDSETESGDPVDG; encoded by the coding sequence GTGGAGTTGGCACAGCATCGCTTGCCCGACCGGCCCGGCGACCCTAATCAGGATGTCGGGCCGGGCCGTCGGATGGGTGTCGACGTGGGTACCGTCCGCATCGGCGTGGCGGCCAGCGATCCCGACGGCATCCTGGCCACCCCGGTGCAGACGGTGCGCCGGGACCGGTCCGGCAAGCACCTGCGACGGCTGGCCGAGCTCGTCGCCGAACTGCAGGCGGTCGAGGTGATCGTCGGCCTGCCCCGGACACTGGCCGACCGCACCGGACCGTCGGCACTCGACGCGATCGAGGTGGCCGAGGCGCTGGCCCGGCGGGTGGCGCCGACGCCGGTGCGACTGGCCGACGAACGGCTGACCACCGTCAGCGCACAGCGCTCGCTGCGCGCGGCCGGGGTGCGGGCCAAGGCCCAGCGGGCCGTGATCGATCAGGCCGCGGCCGTCGCGATCCTGCAGAGCTGGCTCGATCAGCGCCGGGCCGCCGTGCGCGACTCCGAGACCGAGTCGGGGGATCCTGTCGATGGTTGA
- the alaS gene encoding alanine--tRNA ligase: protein MQTHEIRKRFLDHFVKAGHTEVPSASVILDDPNLLFVNAGMVQFVPFFLGQRTPPYATATSIQKCIRTPDIDEVGITTRHNTFFQMAGNFSFGDYFKREAIELAWSLLTTSVADGGYGLDPEKIWTTVYFDDDEAVQLWQQIAGLPAERIQRRGMADNYWSMGIPGPCGPSSEIYYDRGPEFGVEGGPIANEDRYIEIWNLVFMQNERGEGTSKDDFEILGPLPRKNIDTGMGVERVAFILQGVHNVYETDLLRPVIDMVAERAPRGYDAGNHADDVRYRIIADHSRTAAILIGDGVSPGNDGRGYVLRRLLRRVVRSAKLLGIEGPVVGDLMATVRDAMGPSYPELVEDFDRIRRIAVAEETAFNRTLASGSKLFDDVAGSTKSAGKNTVSGSDAFTLHDTYGFPIELTLEMAAEAGLQVDELGFRELMAEQRRRAKADAAARKHAHADLSAYRELVDAGPTEFTGFDELSSQARILGIFVDGKRVPVVAHGATGGAGDGQRVELVLDRTPLYAESGGQIADEGTISGTGSGASARAAVTDVQKIAKTLWVHRVNVESGEFVEGDTVVAAVDPGWRKGATQGHSGTHMVHAALRQVLGPNAVQAGSLNRPGYLRFDFNWQGSLTDDQRSQIEEVTNEAVQADYEVHTFTERLEKAKAMGAMALFGEAYPDQVRVVEIGGPFSLELCGGTHVHNSAQIGPVTILGESSIGSGVRRVEAYVGLESFRHLAKERALMAGLASSLKVPSDEVPARVANLVERLKAAEKELERTRMAGARAAATNAAAGAERIGNVRVVAQRMSGGMTAGELRSLVGDIRGKFGSDPAVVALIAEGEADSVPYAVAANPAAQELGLRANDLVKELAVAVDGRGGGKPDLAQGSGKNPTGIDAALNALRSQIAAIARVG from the coding sequence GTGCAGACACACGAGATCAGGAAGCGATTTCTTGATCATTTCGTGAAGGCGGGCCACACCGAGGTGCCGAGCGCGTCGGTGATCCTCGACGACCCCAACCTGTTGTTCGTCAACGCCGGCATGGTCCAGTTCGTGCCGTTCTTCCTGGGGCAGCGCACACCGCCGTACGCGACGGCCACCAGCATCCAGAAGTGCATCCGCACCCCGGATATCGACGAGGTGGGCATCACCACCCGGCACAACACCTTCTTCCAGATGGCCGGCAACTTTTCGTTCGGCGACTACTTCAAGCGGGAGGCCATCGAGCTGGCCTGGTCCCTGCTGACCACATCCGTCGCCGACGGCGGGTACGGGCTGGATCCCGAAAAGATCTGGACCACAGTCTATTTCGATGATGACGAGGCCGTGCAGCTGTGGCAGCAGATCGCCGGTCTGCCGGCCGAGCGGATCCAGCGCCGCGGTATGGCGGACAACTACTGGTCGATGGGCATTCCTGGGCCGTGCGGCCCGTCGTCGGAGATCTACTACGACCGGGGGCCGGAGTTCGGCGTCGAGGGCGGGCCGATCGCCAACGAGGACCGCTACATCGAGATCTGGAACCTCGTGTTCATGCAGAACGAGCGGGGCGAGGGCACCAGCAAGGACGACTTCGAGATTCTCGGGCCGTTGCCGCGCAAGAACATCGACACCGGCATGGGTGTGGAACGGGTCGCGTTCATCCTGCAGGGTGTGCACAACGTCTACGAGACCGACTTGTTGCGGCCGGTGATCGACATGGTGGCCGAGCGCGCACCGCGCGGCTATGACGCGGGCAACCACGCCGATGACGTGCGCTACCGGATCATCGCCGACCATAGCCGCACCGCCGCGATCCTGATCGGCGACGGGGTGAGCCCGGGCAACGACGGCCGTGGTTATGTATTGCGCCGGCTGCTGCGCCGGGTGGTGCGCTCGGCCAAGCTGCTCGGCATCGAGGGCCCGGTCGTCGGTGACCTGATGGCTACCGTGCGCGACGCGATGGGCCCGTCCTATCCCGAACTGGTCGAGGACTTCGACCGGATCCGCCGTATCGCCGTCGCCGAGGAGACCGCGTTCAACCGCACCCTGGCCTCAGGTTCGAAGCTGTTCGACGACGTGGCGGGCAGTACCAAATCGGCTGGCAAGAACACGGTTTCGGGTTCGGACGCCTTTACCCTGCATGACACTTACGGCTTCCCGATCGAGCTCACCCTGGAGATGGCCGCCGAGGCCGGGCTGCAGGTCGACGAGCTGGGCTTCCGGGAACTGATGGCCGAACAACGCCGGCGGGCCAAGGCCGACGCCGCGGCGCGTAAACACGCGCACGCCGACCTGAGTGCGTACCGCGAACTGGTCGACGCCGGGCCCACCGAATTCACCGGATTCGACGAATTAAGCTCTCAGGCAAGGATTCTGGGCATCTTCGTGGACGGCAAGCGGGTGCCGGTGGTCGCACACGGTGCCACCGGGGGAGCCGGTGACGGGCAGCGGGTGGAGCTGGTCTTGGACCGCACCCCGCTGTATGCCGAGTCGGGTGGCCAGATCGCCGACGAGGGCACCATCAGCGGAACCGGATCCGGCGCGAGCGCCCGGGCCGCGGTCACCGACGTGCAGAAGATCGCCAAAACCCTGTGGGTACATCGCGTCAACGTCGAGTCCGGTGAGTTCGTCGAGGGCGACACCGTGGTCGCCGCGGTGGACCCGGGCTGGCGCAAAGGGGCGACGCAGGGCCACTCGGGTACCCACATGGTGCACGCCGCACTGCGACAAGTGTTGGGCCCCAACGCTGTTCAGGCCGGATCATTGAACCGCCCGGGCTACCTGCGTTTCGACTTCAACTGGCAAGGCTCGCTCACCGATGACCAGCGCAGCCAGATCGAAGAGGTCACCAACGAGGCTGTGCAGGCCGACTACGAGGTGCACACCTTCACCGAGAGGCTGGAGAAAGCCAAGGCGATGGGCGCGATGGCGCTGTTTGGCGAGGCCTATCCCGACCAGGTGCGGGTGGTGGAGATCGGCGGGCCGTTCTCGCTGGAGCTGTGTGGCGGCACTCACGTGCACAACTCGGCGCAGATCGGGCCGGTGACCATCCTGGGCGAGTCGTCGATCGGGTCCGGGGTGCGACGGGTAGAGGCCTACGTCGGCCTGGAATCGTTTCGGCACCTGGCCAAGGAACGCGCCCTGATGGCCGGACTGGCGTCGTCGCTCAAGGTGCCGTCCGACGAGGTGCCCGCCCGGGTGGCCAATCTGGTCGAGCGGCTCAAGGCCGCCGAGAAGGAACTCGAGCGGACCCGGATGGCTGGTGCCCGGGCCGCCGCGACCAACGCCGCCGCCGGCGCCGAGCGGATCGGTAACGTCCGTGTGGTGGCGCAGCGAATGTCCGGCGGGATGACGGCGGGCGAGCTGCGCTCCCTGGTCGGCGATATCCGGGGCAAGTTCGGCAGCGACCCCGCGGTGGTGGCGCTGATCGCCGAAGGCGAAGCCGACAGCGTGCCGTATGCCGTCGCCGCCAATCCGGCCGCCCAAGAGCTCGGGCTGCGCGCCAATGACCTGGTCAAAGAGCTCGCCGTGGCCGTCGACGGGCGCGGCGGCGGCAAGCCCGACCTGGCGCAGGGTTCGGGCAAGAATCCGACCGGCATCGATGCGGCGCTGAACGCACTGCGTTCGCAGATCGCCGCGATAGCGCGGGTCGGTTGA
- a CDS encoding secondary thiamine-phosphate synthase enzyme YjbQ, with product MLEVDTTDRRIVDLTDAVRRFCFSCGDGLCNVFVPHATAGVAIIETGAGSDDDLVDTLERLLPRDDRYRHAHGSPGHGADHVLPAIVAPSVTVPVAAGEPQLGTWQSVVLVDLNRDNPRRSVRLSFLRG from the coding sequence GTGCTCGAGGTGGACACCACCGATCGGCGCATCGTCGATCTGACCGACGCGGTGCGCAGGTTCTGCTTCTCCTGCGGGGACGGCTTGTGCAACGTGTTCGTCCCGCACGCAACGGCCGGGGTCGCCATCATCGAGACCGGCGCCGGTTCCGACGACGACCTGGTCGACACGCTGGAGCGGCTGCTGCCGCGCGATGACCGCTATCGCCATGCGCATGGGTCACCCGGCCACGGCGCCGACCACGTGTTGCCGGCAATCGTCGCACCGTCGGTGACGGTCCCGGTCGCGGCCGGCGAACCGCAGCTGGGCACCTGGCAGAGCGTCGTTCTGGTCGACCTCAACCGCGACAACCCGCGACGGTCGGTCCGGCTGAGCTTTCTCCGGGGCTAG